The following DNA comes from Ictalurus punctatus breed USDA103 chromosome 19, Coco_2.0, whole genome shotgun sequence.
CACAAGGAGACGACACCTTAGTGTCAGACCGGCAGAAGAAAGAGGTTagtcttttacttttttctctttcttctccaaAGCGTCAGCCTAATATCTGCGCTCGACCTTCTTGTGCAACATTAACGCTTTATCTACGCTTCATTTGCTTCAAGTTCCTGGTAATGGATTTAAACGCCTGTGCTCACTGTTGAACTGTAATGTTTATTAGATCACATCTGTGCTAAGCAGTGAGGTGCACAGTGTGCGCGCTGGGAGGCACCTAGCCTCCAAACTGAATGTGCTGGTGCAGCTGCACTTTGACTTGGCCTCAACCACTATCACTAACATCCCCATGAAGGTAAGATCTTCCCCTCCTAGCTGAAGATTCAAAAACACTGCGTCGCTATGCACATTGAAATAACTAAAGGATATTGTTTTCCGCTTCAGAAAACACTACGAGGACCATGcgcgatgatgatgattaaatTGTTGGGGCATAagtatgaaaaataataataataataataataatgcagacAATCTcaaagtttgttttatttactaaagCACTTACCGTACATGAAACTATAACTGATCAGAGATTTAACTCTGTTGTTTCCTCTAATTAGTATTTACAGTCCACCAGGACCCCGTTCTGAATGTTCACAGGAATTTAGAGACCTTCGgtggaaaaagcaaaaatagtTGTATTCATTGTGATAGGAAACGCTGCAGATCTGTAGGATTCATGGGCGTAGAGAGTCATatcgtctttttttttgtcgttgttcCTTTACACCGTTGCCTCTGGCTTGATCATTAGGAATCTCCATgtggatttctgtaaaactgtacAACTTTGTGACCATTTTCACTGTtcaaagcactatataaatagaATGTAATTGCATATGTGGCTGTATATGGTTAATCAGCAGACTGAAATAGTTTGGTTTAGGATTCCTGGCTGAACGATCCTCTGATGCTGGAAGATCCTCATTTAATTTGGAGATCATCGCCTTGGGGAGACGGCGTGCTATCGGTGACTTAGTTTTGTTTGAACTTTCTCAAGCTTCTGGAAATCTACTGAATTCTCAAAGGTCGGCTTTGCTAGGTGTGCTGTCTTTAGATCCTTTTGCCTGACCCTCGAATGCTGGGGAAACTTTGGAGCCGTTCTTCTTGTCCTTTCATCCTGCACATGAATCTGTCGATTTCCCGTGGGAGTTTGTATCAGTTTAAGCAGGGTTGTCTGTAACAGAGGGAAGCACTGTTTGTGATTTTGTCTTAGTTGGTTGATGGTAGGcttaacaaagtaaaaaaaaaatgtgtttacaaATTTAAAACTCTTTAATATCTTATTTATacaagtattcagacccttggCTAAGGCCCTCCAAAACTGTTTGCATGTCAGATGAAAAACTAAGCagtgaagtccaaggaactctGAGTAGAAAATTGTGTTGAAGAGCGTTGAAGCATTTCTGAAGCTTTGTTAACATGAGCACCCTGACCTCCATCATTATGAAATGGAAGGCGTTTGGAGCTTCCATACAGAGATGTGAGAACGTGCCGGAAGGCCAACCATCTCAGAAatactccatcaatcaggcctttATGGTGGAGTGGCTAGATGGCAGCCACTCCTGAGCAAAAGGTGTATGACAAGCACTGTGGGGACATAAGGAAAATGATTCTCTTGTCTGAAGAGACAGGAATGGAACAGTTTGGGCTGGTGAAAGTAGCTTTACTGCTCATCAGCTAGCTGTGGCATGGTGGTGACATCATGCTATGTCGGTGCTTCTCAGCTGCAGGGATGGAGAGACTGGTCAGAATTGAGCAGTCCTTGAAGAAAACCTGCTTCAGGTTACATACGGCCAATACAGCCAAGACGATGCTGGCGTGGCTTCGGGACAGGACTGGATGTCCTTGAGTGACCCAGCCAAAGCCCAGAGTTAACCCCGTAGAACACCTGTGGAGAGACCTGACGATGGCTGTTCACAGActctccccatccaacctgatgggaGAAATCCAGGTGTGCAAAGCTCGTAGGGACTTACCTAAGAAGATCTGAAGCTGTAATTGCTGCCAAAGGTGTTTCTAGAAACTACTGAATgaagggtctgaatacttaaGAGAGATTTCCAGTGTGAAAACCCTGATTTTTGCTTAGTCGCTGCAGGTTATTGTGTGTAGATTGATGCCCAGAAAGTCTATTTTAGATCAGATCTGTAACACAGTAAAGCGTGCAAAATCTGAAGGGGTCTGAATATTTACACGCAACAACAGTGGAAGAATCAAATGGCCCACCATCTAACAAAACACTCTCGGGGACACACCTGGATCCGACGCGTCCGTGTCTCCGTCCCCGGCCACGGCGTTCGGGTGCATAGAAGTGCTTGTAAAACTGTTCAAACCAGGCTCCCGAATGTAATCTAATACCATTATTGTTCTGAACCCTGAACCTTTTACTGTTTTCATGTGTCTCTTTTTCAGCTTTGTCATGACTGCTGTTTTCATggtgtattttttgtttgttttactagCCTACATTAAATGTCTGTGTGCAGGTCAGTACTCTAAAGCTTCCAGAGCTAATCTCAGAACCCCAGGATGCATGCCTCCCTCAGTCATACAGCTTCTATCTAAATAAGTCATATAGTCATTACCACCAAACAGGGGCCCGTGCCGGAAACAGGACGAGTTTCTGTAATTTTGCCTCACATTCCTCCTGTAATCCGTATTCCATCCTGCAAACTTTCTTGGTCAAGTTATAAAGGGTTGGAAATTGAGCCATACACTTCATGgataaagtgagtgagtgagtgtgatgtTACTGGGCATGTTCTTCAGTGTGTAACGCCTGTCCTctaatcaagaattcaacaaagGACAcagtgtctttttatttatttatttatttatttatttatttattttcccccgaCCAAGGATGATTATTAGGTTCACGCCAACGGACCTTCCCGAATGAAATTTGACATGCTCGTCTCATTAAACCTATACTCATTTCAGTTATAGTAGGTGAAACTTGAGGTTCTCCGTGAAATCTGGACATGAGAATGTGGCACAGGTTAGAGAAAGGATGCAACAATTGGCCGAACATAGAAGTATTTTTCCTGTTAAAAGATCAGTTTCGGTTAATGAGTATGCTGAAAACATACGAGTTGTGAAAGTGTCAGTCTTTAAGTCATGTGATTTAGTGAGATGCCGATGACGCAAACGGAAGCTCTTCCTTCATTCTCACCTCAACTCTCACCTTATAGGGTGATCTTTACCCCAGATACAATGTAGTGCTCTTGTTCCTTGTGCTGTGTGGAGTTTTAGTCTGTTCTCTTTTTCTCGtcttctcatctctctctctctctccttttctcactctgtctggGGAAACTCGACTGtttatgtgtctgtgtgctttCTGTCAAACTGAAGGAGGAACAGCATGCCAACACCTCCGCCAATTACGACGTAGAGCTCCTGCACCATCGAGATGCTCATATAGAGTTCAAGAACGGTATGTGACATcatcttgtttctttttctttccttacaCGTGATCACTAAGAAGGTATTAAAAGCGCGTGCTGTGGTGTtagatatacagtcccctctgaaagtattggaacagcgcAGTTCATTCTTTTGTTCGTGCTATACACCAAGGAcacttgggtttgagatcagtgtACATCTAGAACACGACACCTTTAgtggcagaccacccagttATTAGGTGAGCagaagtataggaacagatagtcttaaagtaaataactcctaatgtttggttgcatatcccttgcacacgataactgcatcaagcctgagACTCCATCACACCAAACTGTCACATTCTGATTGTGtggtgcttttccaggcttttactgcatcTTCTCTGagatgttgtttgtttcggggggggTTTCTCACTTCACTCCCCCCCCCTCTGAAAATTAGCAgaaaaaatgttcctgtaaacttctgaattcatacTGCTGTTAGAAtaatgagttccatcatcaataaagatcagtgagaatgttccagaagcagccatgcaagcccgagccatgacactacctccaccatgcttcacagatgagctcgtatgtttttgatcatgagcagatccgttctttctccacactttgtccattccctctctttctgtatttctttgtgaattcaaTCTGGCTTCTCCGATTCTCACCGCTGACGAGTGGTTTGGCctcaagaaacacctgtcagtcgcttgttccaatactttttgaTCCCTTGAAAAATGGGTAGGTTCGAACAAAACGTGCCATTTTCTAAGTGCATCTAGAAGTAAATATCAGATATTTATTCAAATCAGACTTACGACTGCCTGTTTGTCTGAGACTCTAGAGTTTACGCAGAATGGTAAATCTTATATATATCCATAGCGTTCATCATATAttgttatacatatatatatatacaggtgaTGGTCACACGGGAGGCAGCAGCAAAGAGAGCGGTATAAGAGAAACTGTTACGCTCAAATGGTGCACTCCGCGCACCAACAACGTGGGTAAGTGTGTCGTGGGACAAGTGGCGTTTTGCCGTTCTATACTGTACTGTTACatacaccgtgtgtgtgtgtgtgtgtgtgtatataatatataacctGCTGCTGTTGTGTTGGGTTCCAGAGCTGCACTACTGCACAGGAGCTTATCGGATCTCTCCTGTCGATGTCAATAGTAGACCCTCCTCATGTCTCACTAACTTCCTGTTAAATGGCACGTTTGACTTCCttactatcttttttttttttaataacgaGAGACAAAATATAAACGTGTATACAACAAATGTTCTAAATGCATTCGTTAATTGAAGGACACAgaataaccacacacacacgcacgcacacatgcacgcacacacacacaccccctccccccctttcAGGTCGCTCTGTTCTCTTAGAGCAGCCGCGCAAAGCCGGCTCGAAGGTCATCAGTCACATGCTGAGCTGCCACGGCGGGGAGATTTTCCTGCACGTGCTCAATAGCACTCGCTCCACACTGGAGGATCCTCCTTCCATCAGCGAAGGCTGCGGAGGACGCGTTACCGACTACCGCATCACCGTAAGTCCGCCGTTTTTTTAACCTCGCCGCAAATCACAGCACACTTCGGGAACATTCCCAGTCGGTGAAGTAGTTCTGCTGTTTGAACAACCCTGCAGACCGcgcttttctctttttcttttttctcgcAGGACTTTGGAGAGTTTATGAGGGAGAACCGCCTCACTACGTTCCCGCACGTGCTAGCGGATGCTGCAGGACGAGCACCCTTTGAACGAGCAAAAGCCCAGCTGGAGCGACACACACGTTACTGGCCCATGATTATTTCCCAAACCACTATTTTCAACATGCAGGCAGTGAGTCGCGTGCCTTCATTTCTTTTGTAACGGGATCCACGTTATCAACTGCTACCAGTCGTTCGTTAGTTAAGTGAAGTCTGATTTCTGTTCCGCTTTTGTCAGGTGGTGCCTTTAGCAAACCTGATCGTAAAGGACACTCTGACTGAGGACGACGTCCTGACATGTCAGAAGACTGTGTACAACTTGGTGGACATGGAGAGGAAGAATGACCCTTTACCCATCTCTACTGTGGGCTCCAGGGGCAAAGGGCCCAAACGGTGATGACCCCAAAAGACACGTTATTTGCATATCTATTCATCTTTTAAAGCTGGGCTTGAAGCCACTCACTTGTACAGGCGGTTTAAAAGATTTCAGAGACTACACGTGTATGATCTGTATAAAAGAGGCCGAATATAGATCTACATACAGCGTATGGTTTCAGTTTATTACCTGTTTCAGTTTTACACCCAGTCACTTTCGGACTCTGTGCGCCGCAGAGACGAGCAGTACCGGATAATGTGGAACGAGTTGGAGACTCTGGTTAAGACCCACGTCGAAACCAGTGAGAGACACCAGCAGGTTCTCGAGTGCATCAGCGCCTGCCGGAGCAAACCGCCggaagaagaggagaggaaaaagcGGGGAAGGAAGAGGGAGGACAAAGAGGAGAAAACTGAGAAGAACGGGAAAGAGTCTGAGGAAAAAGTGTGGACTCAAGACGCTGAAAGGTTTGAAGGGTTTATCATGGATCTGTTTTCTCACTCTAAGCTTTATAAAACTTCCTTTATTATCAAATCATTTTCCCCAAATACTTTCAGCCTTGGCCTTTTTGTTTTGTCGTTGTTGCTTCAGACTGAAGGGAGCAAcggagcgagagaaagagaacgagagTGAACCCGGGGTTATTAAGGACTCTCCAGATTCTCCAGAGCCGTTCAATAAGAAACCCAGACTTGCTACTTTAGAGGACCTCCAGCCCCCAGAGAAATCCAAAGGTATATCTTCGTCATCGTGAACAATCTTTCACAATCAGTCTTGTTAAAAAAagtttagtttttgtttctGCCCGATTTGAGCGGCGTGTGTGTTGTGAACCCGTCGGAAAGTATTTTCTCATGAGCGTCCTTCTCGTTCAGGACCCGTCTCCTTACTTAGTCTTTGGACCAGTCGAATCACTCAAGCCAACTCCAGAAAGCACCCCGAGTTTGCCGGAAGGCTCAACTCGATCAGTAACAAGGCGGAACTGTACCAGCACCTGAAAGACGAGAACGGGTTAGTCATCATCTCGCCTGGTCCCGTCTTTACTGCCTCCAAACCGTTTCGTTTAtctgtggtttgtttgtttgttctcaGGAAAGACGTCCACGAGAACGGTAAAGCTACCAGATGACGGATATCCAAGAGgaggatttttgttttgttttttttactgactttttactgtataaaatctaaaacacaataaaacccAAGTATTCGCTGTTTGTTTACCTCGCGTGTGAATCTGattctaaaacatttttatacacGCTGTTATGTAATCAGTCGTCATAAGAGATcgcttcaaataaaataatttatgacCGTCGAGTCATTTTGTTCGTTCGTCCATCGAGTACATGCTGATTGAGTAGGTTACTGTGCACAGCTCTACTGTATATAGTGACTAATTTGACAACCGGAAAACTTTCAAGTAATGATTAGTGAAGGCTCTGTgataggtgtgtatgtggttcGAGATGTGGCGACGGTCACGGCTTGTGGATGGGGACACCGCCGTCCTGGAATCTCTATTATATAAAAGTGTCATCATCGAGTAGGGTacaggaaaggaaggaagggcTGGAGGTTGGTCAGATAGTCCCCACACTGCAAGGCAGGACGGCGTTGAAAGCACTGGAGAAAGCAGAGAACATGATTCTCATGGGGCGTGTAGATCTGCTTGCAGATTTATTACAGATCAATCACTAAAACCTCTCATTTTGATGTGTATTTAGACCCTCGGCTAATCGCGGCTCTCCGAACTGCGCTCGGATGCagcacagtctaaaactgggcTAAATTGAAGTGACaggacatgatgtgtgtgtgtgtgtgtgtaaggaacTCTCTGTTCCTTGGGCTTGGACTTCCTGTATACACAGGAAAGGGCATACAACAGCAGTTCTTCTCCTAGATGTTAgctcaaggtcacagcaaggtcaaacgTCTGAAAGAGCTAGACTTGTTGGGATTGTACACTGCAGCCACTTTGAATACCAAACGAAACCTGGCCTGGTGATCATGAAGGAAAGCAGATATTGACGGGAAATCATTTTCACGTTCCCAGATTTGGCATTTACAGACACTACAATAACGCTAACTCCTCGCATTACAACACAACGAGTATCTGAGTCGGCACTGCGGGTGGGTCTCTCGCTCGCACGTTCCCGTCGATTCCGAAAAGAAAAAATCGCTGCCAGATGCGTtaaattttttgtaattttattacaaaaaaaaaggttattacAGTTTATTGTACACAGCCTTTTAGGACGTTATCGTTCTATAGATAGGGAACACTCTATGACAGGCATGCCCACTTTACAATGctaagggaaaaaataaaataaaacaaactgaaaataaaaatgaaaccagttagaaatgaaacaaaaagctGCGAAGTACGTTAATACATTGATTGCATTCGTTAAAAACAGGCAGTAAAGAATATCGGACATTGACGCAGAGACTTCAGGTTGAAAGTGGGCTGAACTGAAACGGCGTGTCAGGTGCACAGgagtttaaaagaaagaaaaatcacatgGAGCTTGGTGTCTAAATATATACTGTTCATTGAAATATCGGGCACTATGTCAGACATTCACCAATTCATCACAGGTACAAGAAGATGAAAAGAACTACTACGTGACCGGACTGGATTCATTTCCTGACTTGGTAGACCCGCGTGTGCTACTGGAGATCTAAGCTCAAGTGTTCATTGGAGAAAACATTGAAATTAGGCCAGGACAacggaaaaaaaacccaaaatgtaCGTTTTAATccgaggttaaaaaaaaaaaatcattaaaaaacacTCGATGAAACAAAGGCTGAACGAGTTGTGTATGAACCTTCAGTGATGAAACCCGGCCGCACTCATACACACTGCTCACTCtttatgtcatatatatatatatatatatatatatatatatatatatatatatatatatatatatatatatatatatatatatatatatatatatatatataaataaaaaggtgaGCATGCCTTTTCTAACTGAATGGTGGATGTGTGTGGATTCCTGTACCCCTGCACAAACGAGTGTTCATTTCATCATctagacaaaaatatacaacaatAAGAAGAATAATAGTAATATCACTGAAAGGTTTGAGTAATTTATAATTAGACTAACATTGGAAGCACACAAACATGTCAGGTTATTGGCTTCTTGATGcttagaaaaacaaaacaaaaacaaacaaacaaacaaacaaaaaaaaccctgtcatCTTTTAATTGTGTCTGTGCCTAAATTAGAACGGAGGCGTTTAAGTTgtactgtgcacacacacacacgcacacacacacgctgccaCGAAAGCAATCCTAAAAACCAACCATGCATGTTTGCAAACTGTGAAACCAAAACATCACTTCTAAACCAAGCcgatattaaaacaaaaatatatatatatgtatatatatatatatattctagtTCTGCCATAAACATGTCCTAGAATCACATCAGCATCTTCATGTAATGCAATACTGCAttgaggagaagaaagaaaatccTCTCAAAAATagaccaaacaaaaaaatgagagaaaatcaAACTGATTTACTAcacaaatggacaaaaaaaaaaaaaagtcattttgcCTAAAAATAATCTCATGATTTTCATGTAAAGGAAAGTCCATGAAGCAGTTCTAAAAGACTTTGTGATGATCGGTGTGTCTCGTCTCTGGGCTTTTATTAGAACACCGATTTTCCCCTCTTCCTACCTCcgcacatgaacacacacggGATTAGGAATTTAGAATGAAGCAGgggttttttacattttacacggGTGTGTTTTGTATcgtttcctttcattttctaaACCAGTGACATCCGATAAGTCATAGTCTAGTGTacagttggggggggggggggggggggtctcatGAGGATCTC
Coding sequences within:
- the ints13 gene encoding integrator complex subunit 13 isoform X1, coding for MMLFSVSHKTVFVVDHCPYMAESSRQQIECDMLTKSRAQSMIPLAPVSKSLWTCAVECSMEYCRILYDIYPTRKLVNYIVSDSECHILNTWREENQSVQELMTALAAVGPPNPHEDPECCSILHGLVAAVESLCKITEYQHEARTALVDVAHRVSNRGRIICLTNAKSDTHVRMLEDCVLETIQEQNKLAAGSDRLMPIQQCELVLVHIYPQGDDTLVSDRQKKEITSVLSSEVHSVRAGRHLASKLNVLVQLHFDLASTTITNIPMKKEEQHANTSANYDVELLHHRDAHIEFKNGDGHTGGSSKESGIRETVTLKWCTPRTNNVELHYCTGAYRISPVDVNSRPSSCLTNFLLNGRSVLLEQPRKAGSKVISHMLSCHGGEIFLHVLNSTRSTLEDPPSISEGCGGRVTDYRITDFGEFMRENRLTTFPHVLADAAGRAPFERAKAQLERHTRYWPMIISQTTIFNMQAVVPLANLIVKDTLTEDDVLTCQKTVYNLVDMERKNDPLPISTVGSRGKGPKRDEQYRIMWNELETLVKTHVETSERHQQVLECISACRSKPPEEEERKKRGRKREDKEEKTEKNGKESEEKVWTQDAERLKGATEREKENESEPGVIKDSPDSPEPFNKKPRLATLEDLQPPEKSKGPVSLLSLWTSRITQANSRKHPEFAGRLNSISNKAELYQHLKDENGKDVHENGKATR
- the ints13 gene encoding integrator complex subunit 13 isoform X2; amino-acid sequence: MMLFSVSHKTVFVVDHCPYMAESSRQQIECDMLTKSRAQSMIPLAPVSKSLWTCAVECSMEYCRILYDIYPTRKLVNYIVSDSECHILNTWREENQSVQELMTALAAVGPPNPHEDPECCSILHGLVAAVESLCKITEYQHEARTALVDVAHRVSNRGRIICLTNAKSDTHVRMLEDCVLETIQEQNKLAAGSDRLMPIQQCELVLVHIYPQGDDTLVSDRQKKEITSVLSSEVHSVRAGRHLASKLNVLVQLHFDLASTTITNIPMKEEQHANTSANYDVELLHHRDAHIEFKNGDGHTGGSSKESGIRETVTLKWCTPRTNNVELHYCTGAYRISPVDVNSRPSSCLTNFLLNGRSVLLEQPRKAGSKVISHMLSCHGGEIFLHVLNSTRSTLEDPPSISEGCGGRVTDYRITDFGEFMRENRLTTFPHVLADAAGRAPFERAKAQLERHTRYWPMIISQTTIFNMQAVVPLANLIVKDTLTEDDVLTCQKTVYNLVDMERKNDPLPISTVGSRGKGPKRDEQYRIMWNELETLVKTHVETSERHQQVLECISACRSKPPEEEERKKRGRKREDKEEKTEKNGKESEEKVWTQDAERLKGATEREKENESEPGVIKDSPDSPEPFNKKPRLATLEDLQPPEKSKGPVSLLSLWTSRITQANSRKHPEFAGRLNSISNKAELYQHLKDENGKDVHENGKATR